The nucleotide sequence CTCTGATGAGCCAACGTGcccttcaacttcttcccgAACCCATCAAATCCTGCTCCATTCCCACCGTGAGTCTCTCTCGAGGGAGACTCATCGTCTGTATACCCACTGGCTGTCTGATTATGGTTGGAAGTACGAGTAGGTGAGTTGGGCTCGACGGCCCCAGAGACTTTCCGTCCGAAGTTTGATAATGAGAATTTACCGGATGTGTTTCGAAGAGTCATCGTGTGAAGACCTGTCTCCTAGTTGGGATATTACCTACGAGGAGTCGAAtacaggatgaggatgcaaTGTGAGTGGCAAAGCAAGGGAGTGATCTACAATGTTATGAAAGGGTTGGGGAATGGGTTGTAGCGCCGACTGAATATAACTCAGAGTGCAGTGTTTATACCTTATACCCTTGTGCATGGTTTATGCTTTCCGTTCTCATATGTCATGCCGAGTGGAGGCTGTGTAACTTACTTGCAACTTACAAAGTCGCACTTCGCCGCTCTTGGCAAAGAGATGTCAACACGAGCAAAATAACATATGTAAACATGCTTATTGACGGAGTTATCGACTGAGAAGAGTGTGGCGCTATGTGAATGGGCTCATACACTACTGTTTGGTTTGTCACCGCTCGCTGTACAAAAGAATGGCGTTGCACTAAAATCCTGGTCATACCGTGTGAAGACCTATCACTCGTGAGATCAGCATAGCAGAATATCGCATCTCGACATCCGGAGAGAtcgctcatcatccaaagCTGTACAATGTAAGTCACAAGCTAAGAAACATTGCCACGCGACGATAGGAAGAACCCCTTCGACGTCATAAAGGACTGTTGTGTGTGTTTTGTAACACAGCTACCATCAAAATAAGGGGTTTATACTAACAGGGAGACACTATGGACCATCATTCCGTCCTTGCCGGACATGACAAAGGTATCATCTTAGTTGATACTGCTGATACTTACTTATGCTTTTGTTCTCCTTTGTCTTCTTTATTCATGGCGAGAAGTATCATTGTTCCTTGGGGATGACAGTACAATACAATGCAAAGAGATGGGACGAATGAAAATCATTGTGTTGTTTAGGAGTTGACCTTTTGTTCCTCATGATGTGTCACTAACAATAGACCACTTGACTTCACTACCTACTCAGATTATCATTCTAAGCGATGTCGAAAGATatatgaatgaatgaagGTTGATTGTGTATACACCCACACACATGAACCACGAACATCATTTCACTCATCTCAGCGACAACTCGAAGCTCTTTGGTAATCATCCTTGTAAGGATCATAGTGCATCCACATCTCTCACAACTCTCAGACacgcatcatcaccaaacaAAAGAGTAGCTCGGCAGTTCGGCAATCGATTCGGATTTATCTCTTGGCCATCATACCcgtcgtcatcatcgatacaCACAAGCCATCAAGCTGACAGTGGCATCACCTGGTGATCAATCCACCTTCGAAACGTGAGGGGGCACTGCAGGGTAACAAGGAGAAGTGCGGACAAAAGTGAACCGAGCGGCAAACTTAAGATTGATTAACAACATCAAATCCATTTTAACCTATTAAGGTAACATTGCATTGCATTATAAATCAAATTCATTGCACTTCATCACTcgatccatcccctcatccatTTCTTCACTACTATCACTACTTGAATCATCGTTTCATCTTATCATCGACATATCGTCATaaccacaatcacaatcatcgCTTGACGACAACTCGACAACGACTTGCACCACACTCCAAATAGATAAATTACACCGTAATAATGGTCAGTGCTATCTCCATTTCTCCTATAATCCATCACCAATATCCCGTATCCTATTGCTCTgtcccactcccactctgCTTtaatcatcttccatcccacatcccataTATATAGTCATGACGAAACCTCAAAAAGCTAACGTACGTTTCCATTCTCCCCcacaatcccaatcccaccccaCGACCGACACCCGTCGCAAATGCCCAAtctcacccccaccccccgGCCGTAAAAAACGACCCAATCATTCCCTCCTATTGCTTCTGCCTAAACAAATCGAATTTGAACAACGCAATATGAACAAACCCCTCGACCATACAAAATACTGGAACGATTATTACTCTTCCCCCTCGATTGGGGAGGACGAAAAATTGCCTAAACCACCTTCCAAAATCAAATTATACTCGACTAAATGGAAATTGGAAAATCCAAACCCGAAATGCAAacccccttcttcgtccgttGATGGGGAACAGGCATTCTACGGGaatccgatgatgatgggttatggaggggggatggggatgggtatgTATCCTGGTATGGGGGTGGGACCTATGGGGATGGGGTATGGGATGGGCGGAGgtatggggatgatgggatatgggGTGAGTCATTTCCCTCCCTTTTTAACTGATACTGTGGTTTGTCCACTTAGATGGCTGGCTGACGAATGTTTTATGTATAGATGCCAAGAtatggagggtgagtacGATTATGAATCCACACAAACCCTGTCTCCCGCTGCTCATCTTTTGcaaccctcccatccttcaaTCCTATCCTATCACTCGTTTTCGCTGCCAAttccttctcgctcttccaTTGTCCGTTCCGCTCTCTATGATGGTTCTGATGCTCCAGGTACAGTATGTATGGTGGATACGGAGGATACGGGTAAGTCATTTTGGATCAGGTATACCTTTTCTGCTctcgagatcatccaagaCAAATCAAATCCTCAGAGGAACGAACAACATCTAACATGTTTTTCCGTTCATACGGACTATAGAGGATATCCAGGGTGAGCTTACAGATTCAAAAGCTTCTCGAGCTAAATTCCGAGCTGACCATACGCCCAAAACAGAATGGTGGACCCCATGATGGGACAATACGGTGTATGTGCTCATCTCGCTCGGTTTCTACCTCACCTTCATCGTTGGATCTAGCAGTTTAGACTGATCACTCTGCTCTTACCTCGCGCAGGCGCCTCCAGCTGCAAATTTCGTAGACGACTTTCCAGATGCTCATCGGTGAATATGATCTCTCTCAAGCTCATCAAGCGAAAGAAGAGTACAAGATTGCTGACAAGTGCTACTACtacccttctccctcattcAACTTCAAATGAACGGATCAAAACGTCTTATATGCTATGAATCACAAACTCTCGCCTGTCGACTTCCATTTCGTCAACCAATGTTCAAACCCCGCCACAGAATCGAACATGCTTATCGTCAATCCGCTCCAGACGCCTACGGCATGGGAATGGGCATGATGGGTGGCGGAATGGGGATCAACAATATCCCAGGTAGTCAAGTGATGCTATACGGGAGGGGAATGCCTTACAACGTGGGTTCAGccctctccatccattcaCACAAATTCGGTCATCTTACTGATTCAATATGTTCGAGCAGGGCTGGTACGCTTAAAATTACTTTCCCGATCAAGAACTCCCGACTACTATCAGCAATCACCAAATCGATCAACGATAACATATCCCCCTCAGATCATGGCTAAACATAACATATTTTTGTATACTCTCTCTCACCTTATCATATCGATGACGAATGGACGAGAAATgcgaacaagaagaagaagataaggGTTTTGTATAAAGACAACATCACATAATATTTCTTTTGTCTTGCTACGAAGTTCAGTATTGATCAGAGCTTGGAAAATTGGTGAAGATATGATAAGATGCAACTTGTACAGTAGGCTAAGCTCCACTTGAAGTCAGCATCAGCAATTTCACCACAGATTGCACAAGTCCGCTCCTTTAATGATAGTGTATGGAATGGTAGAGTCGGAGTTGTAGCTGCCATTGTACATTTCCATCCTCCGCATACATGAAAGGATAGTTCGGGTGTGTATGGCTAAGCCGAGAGAAAGATAAGTGATCTATGTATGATCAGTTATCAACCTATCGATCGCGATAAATCGAAGCAAGATACAGTAGGAGTATCTGACTGCTGGAGAATGTTATGCTTCTCGACTCGTTGTCTCGTGAAGAGAGATAAGGAGATAAGCACTCGTACTGTATAGGTCTAGGAGAGTCAGATGTATGCTGGACCTATATATGCTGGTATACTGTACCGATCTCACCAAGCGTTGATCTTTTCGGATAATCGCTGTCCCTCTAGGAGCTCTTAGGAAATCAATTCCAGCAGTCTACTACAGTTCAATCTATTCGTCAAGATGAACCTTGATATCGATACATCCATGATCCTTCCAACACCCCCACCTGagtccaacctcccctcatcctccgccACAGTATACTTCCCCAACCCCGTTCATCCGGATGCTTTGGCGTATGCAAGCGGGAAATTCGGCAAGGTAATTGTGCATGATCATCGTGACTGCGCGGATGCTTGCGACGTACAGGAAGCTTTGAGGATCGCTGATGGGATAGGTAAGTACTCTACCTCATTGTCACTACCTGTATGAGAAAAGGTGAAGTTGGACGAACTGACAAGCAACATGCATAAAGTCAACCGGGCCAACCCTCTACCTCAAGGTATTCTCGAACAATGCGAGAATCTCAAGGGGATCAGTGTAGTAGGTGTTGGGTACGATTCGATCGATATTCCCTATTGTCGTGGGAGACAGATCTCAGTGTTTAGTAAGTGGGCTACGACTACAATCAAGGTTATAATACTCTCCTGCACTACTGTACGCAGGGTACGGCGGTGTTGTGCTCACAGGTAGTTTGGCAGATTGTCCCGGAATCAACTCCACGTCCGTCTCGGAGCTcactctcaccctcactctctGCCTCTTACGCAAGatcacccacctcaacaacagaCTCAAAGCCTGTGGCGAGGAGAGGGTGTTGGCGATTAATAATCTCGGGAGACAGctgagggggaagaaggtcgggatgatagggatggGAAATACCGCTAGGAAGACAGGCGAATTGTTCCATGTAAGTGGGTTTCATCTTAACACATAAACCATGAAGTAATCCTCCGTAGAGGTCACTTAGTCTTCGTCCCTTTCCGTTAAGTTGTCATCCACTAATCGTTTTCAATTGATTGTTGTTTGAATCGACTGTAGCACGCCTTCCAATGTCCCCTACACATCTACTCGCCCACCTCCCCACCTACCAGATGGACCTCCCTCGACCCGTCCGGACCCCTCCCTCATACTCTCCACTCATCGCTTGATGACCTCCTACCGAAAATAGATATCCTAACTATCCACTGTCCCCTCACGCCCCTCACTcacaatctcatcacccaGACCCAACTACGACTTATGAAGCCAACTGCCATTCTTGTGAATATGTCGAGGGGATATGTAGTCAATGAACAGGATCTGTGTAAGGCTTTGAAAGAAGGGTGGATAGCTTCTGCTGCGAGTGATGTGTTTCAGGTTGAACCGTGCCGCAAAAGTTGTATGAACGGGTTGGCGGAGTTGGATAATTTCGTTGCTACGCCTcatatgtgagtggtgtcTCTGCTCGAATCTGTTGCGTGCGAATGAAGGATGATACGACTGTGATTGAGTCGGATACAGCGTTACTCCAATGACCAGATATCGCTAAAGATGTCATCTTGCTGAAATTGTTGCTGATGGCTTGACGATACTGATAACCTAGCGGAGGAAGTACCGTCGAAGCCCAGATTGAGATCTGTAAATGTGCAATCGACCAACTGGCGAATTGCTTTGATGGTCATCAGGTCGAAAATCGAGTATGCTGAATCGAATCTGGTCTCCTAAATTGATGAGCGTCAGACGGTTCACCTCCTCGAATTAGTAGACCGACCTATACAGGTCAGTTTTCTGGTCACGAACCAGACGTCGATGCCAGTAACAACAAAATGTGTATAACATGTTCGCGCATATCGTTTTGTTCGTATTACGAGGGTGGTAATCAATGCATTGTCAATATACTTTCCTTCTGTCTATCGTGTGAACTGATGACCGAAAActcaagtcagctatcatcgtCTCGGCATACACGGAAGAATGGAAGCTCACCTGGATATCGTCGATTCTCAAAATTAACGCTACAGTCTCCGTCGCCAGTTCCAATGCACTTGTCGATACGAGCAATGGTTGGACTACATTCTCCTCGAGGATATTTGAGATGATACCCTGTAGTCAAGGGACGTAGTCAGCATCGACgatcctcctttctctcaATTCCGATTCGAATCGAATGCTGTGCTAGACGCTGGGAAAGAAATGagttcactcaccttcttcacattGATTCCAGCGTTCTTATCACCCAAAGCATGTTTGTTCCTCAGCTCAGTCACAATAGCAATAGGGTTCAATCCTGCGTTCTCGGCCAAAGTCGTAGGTATAATCTCCAACGCTTCAGCGAAAGCTTGGAAACAGTATGCTTCTTTTCCTTTTAATGTGTGAGCGTATTCGGTCAAAAGTCGAGAAACGTTGATTTCGGgtgcaccaccaccagcgaTCAAGGCTCTGTGATGATTGAACGATGGGTCAGCACATGAATGCGGCACCTAAAGTAAGACACAGTAGTGTGCAATGTCGTCGTGCCGAGTGATGAtaggatgagaaggataatTCCAGATGACGggtctcactcacctcttcttAACCAAACATCTAACCACACACAAAGCATCATGCAGCGATCTCTCCGATTCCTCCAAGACCAAGTCGTTCGCACCCGTACAAACGACACTAACGGTCTTACCAGGATTCTTCACGCCAGTGACCTTTACGACCTTCGCACCAGCTTGACTAGTCTCCTCAACCAATTCCGCATGACCCAACTTGTCTTCCGTGAAAGCTTCAATATCCGCAACGGGTTTTGCGCCGGTCGACTTCGATATGAAATCAATCTCGTCCCTCTCTATATCCTTGATGACTAATATCTTCAATTTGGCCAAGAAATGTAATGATAGATCCGTTACTGCGTCTCTCAAGATTGATTTCTGGATTAAGAGGACATTACATCCGGTCTTCTTGATTCGTTTAcagaggttgaggaggtattGTCGTTCTTCCTTGAGGATCTTGTCCATTTGTCGATAATCGTTTACAACAATTTGATTGTCCATCTAGATTCAAATTTTCTTTTGTCAGCTATATGACCTTACGCCATTGTATCTCAAGGGCGATGATTAAAATAGAGGTATACACACATCTGGTTTAGGACTTGATAGTTGGAATTGGATCAACCCGATCTTAGCCTTCTCCATCCTTGTTGGCCCTCCTGCATTGTTCATGGTGATTTGGTTCAATGCTAATCCCTCGACCAGCTCGGTATCTTCGATGGTACCTCCAACTTTCTTGACTATCCTGATATCCCTCAAATCGACGTTatgagatgatgacgagACCAGTCTAGTAACAGCTGATACGGCAATAGGAGCGAGGGTGGAAGAGTATTGGGAGACGATCTGCAGAGGAGATAGGTCAACTTCATTTTTCAGGCAACGAAGGATCAttccagctcaccttggagTTCAATGATGTTCTAGCGGCCTTTAACAAACTTTCCCTATCGTTCAGGTCCACTGGGatgctcatctcatctaaGAACTCGACAGCTTTCGAAGCTGCTTTTTGGAACGACTGAGCGACGGTGGTAGGGTGGATACCTGTATGACCATCGGCCATCAGTCATCACCAACGATTATAGTCATAATCAACGATAGTTCCTCCACACACCTTGGTTGAGGAGCTTCTCCGCAGCTGACAACAGACTACCAGCAAGTACCACTACGGAAGTCGTACCATCTCCAGCTTCTATGTCTTGCGCTTGCGAGAGCTCGACCAACTGGATTTGTTCGAAATCAGCTTAACGTCTGTAGTA is from Kwoniella bestiolae CBS 10118 chromosome 6, complete sequence and encodes:
- a CDS encoding T-complex protein 1 subunit delta, translating into MAAATASAPAGISDSSFTDKGKPTEVRLSNMNAAKAVADAVRTSLGPKGMDKMIQTSTGEVVITNDGATILKHMAVLHPAARMLVELSQAQDIEAGDGTTSVVVLAGSLLSAAEKLLNQGIHPTTVAQSFQKAASKAVEFLDEMSIPVDLNDRESLLKAARTSLNSKIVSQYSSTLAPIAVSAVTRLVSSSSHNVDLRDIRIVKKVGGTIEDTELVEGLALNQITMNNAGGPTRMEKAKIGLIQFQLSSPKPDMDNQIVVNDYRQMDKILKEERQYLLNLCKRIKKTGCNVLLIQKSILRDAVTDLSLHFLAKLKILVIKDIERDEIDFISKSTGAKPVADIEAFTEDKLGHAELVEETSQAGAKVVKVTGVKNPGKTVSVVCTGANDLVLEESERSLHDALCVVRCLVKKRALIAGGGAPEINVSRLLTEYAHTLKGKEAYCFQAFAEALEIIPTTLAENAGLNPIAIVTELRNKHALGDKNAGINVKKGIISNILEENVVQPLLVSTSALELATETVALILRIDDIQFTR